GTCGCCTCGGACCGCCCTACACCTTTCGGGTGCTGTAGGTGGCGTTACAATGCGGGACCTTGGTAACGAGGGGTTACGAGGAAAAATTTCCGAATGCAATGCCAGAGCCCCGAAGTCGCGACCGTAATGATCGCAACTTCGGGGCTTGCACGCGCGCCGTGGGGCATCAGAAAGAAGAACAGAGCGCCGAAGCGCCGTTCTTCAAGAAAATTGTCGCTTGCTGAAGCTCAGCAGGGGGTGCGATGGAAATGAACGTGCTTCCACCCAGCGGCTGACTTTTGCCAAATGCGTGTTTCCATCGCGGAAACCGTGACAGGAGCGCCGGCACCATCGAGCTTTTGAACGAGCCGCACATACGTCACCACAGCAGAATCGCCCAGCAGCCGCACGCGGGGTGAGGCAATCGATGACTGCTTGGCAGGCTTCGTCGCGGTGGCAGGCAGGTCAAAATAGAATTTGTGGAATGGCAAGCCTTCCACCAGATGCCCTAGCGCTTCGGGCTCGAAGCACGTGATCGACGGGTCGCACAAATTGGCATACGCCGCCCAATCACCGGTATCGATTGTTGTGAGCAGTTTTTTGCTCAGTTCAAGCAGTTCAGCTTCTGCGGACATCTCGTCATCTTCCTTTTCGTCGAATCGAACTCTGCTTCAAGTCCAAAACACCACCGAAACACTCGGCACTCAGACCGCGCGCCTGTGCATCGCCATCGAAACCTGGCGCGGCATTTAAGACCGCTCGCCAGAGCGGATCTCGACACACCTGCCATTCATCAAACGCGATCAGCCGAGTCAGCATACCCCCGCGATCGGCGTGGTGAAAGTTCGCACACCAACCTCGGTGCGAATTTGGCGAAGCTTGCGGACATTTGCAAA
This genomic interval from Schlesneria paludicola DSM 18645 contains the following:
- a CDS encoding DUF4440 domain-containing protein — its product is MSAEAELLELSKKLLTTIDTGDWAAYANLCDPSITCFEPEALGHLVEGLPFHKFYFDLPATATKPAKQSSIASPRVRLLGDSAVVTYVRLVQKLDGAGAPVTVSAMETRIWQKSAAGWKHVHFHRTPC